A single Microbacterium protaetiae DNA region contains:
- a CDS encoding PucR family transcriptional regulator, which yields MDATTLRGLFAQRDLHLRLAIDESDLEPGALDAPVRWVHGTDLADPTPFLTDQLVLLTTGTQLGEDAGEVGDYVRRLQQAGVCGLGFGTDVVRAGIPSLLIDACRAARMPLFEVPYRTPFIAVARVHTEAMAAQAFARRSWALAAQRAIALAALRPDGLGATLAELAKQLDAWVGLFDAAGVLTREHPAGVLDAATTAALTDDVARVLRRGARAGSSFAVGETPFTLQTLGHAGHLRGVIAIATSDLDQEGRGLVTSVIAMAGLALEQGSGIARARTLLRSGVLQSLVSGDPALARRIARDMWGGLPEAPVVVAATDAADDAVTEWLELRTDYERGTLFFGRDDDGLVLASTQAAASLFDDLARRFAVRIGVSTPVPYAAFSRGLDEARTALQRGSEPVTRFVDLNRARVLSALDTTAGRALAAELLAPLAQHPTLTATLRAWLAHDARHDVTADALGVHRHTVRARIAQAEQLLGLDLSTFPARAELWAALQTLSPPAPR from the coding sequence ATGGATGCCACGACGTTGCGTGGCCTATTCGCGCAACGCGATCTGCATCTGCGTCTGGCCATCGACGAGAGTGACCTGGAGCCGGGCGCGCTGGACGCTCCCGTGCGGTGGGTGCACGGCACCGACCTGGCCGATCCGACGCCGTTTTTGACCGATCAGCTCGTGCTGCTGACCACGGGCACACAACTGGGCGAGGATGCGGGCGAGGTCGGCGACTACGTGCGACGGCTGCAGCAGGCGGGCGTGTGCGGACTCGGCTTCGGCACCGACGTCGTGCGTGCCGGCATCCCGTCTCTGCTGATCGACGCGTGCCGCGCCGCGCGTATGCCGCTTTTCGAGGTGCCATACCGCACGCCGTTCATCGCGGTGGCGCGCGTGCACACCGAGGCGATGGCAGCGCAGGCCTTCGCGCGGCGCAGTTGGGCCCTGGCGGCCCAGCGGGCGATAGCCCTGGCCGCCCTGCGGCCCGACGGTTTGGGGGCGACGCTGGCCGAACTGGCCAAGCAGCTGGACGCCTGGGTCGGTCTGTTCGACGCCGCGGGTGTGCTGACACGCGAGCATCCGGCGGGGGTGTTGGATGCCGCGACCACCGCCGCGCTGACCGACGATGTCGCCCGGGTGCTGCGCCGCGGAGCGCGCGCCGGCTCGTCGTTCGCCGTTGGTGAGACCCCGTTCACGCTGCAGACGCTCGGTCACGCCGGGCATCTGCGCGGCGTGATCGCCATCGCCACGAGCGATCTCGATCAAGAGGGCCGCGGCCTTGTCACCTCGGTGATTGCGATGGCCGGGCTGGCACTCGAGCAGGGCTCGGGCATCGCCCGGGCACGCACTCTGCTGCGCAGCGGCGTGTTGCAGTCGCTCGTCTCGGGAGACCCCGCCCTCGCCCGCCGCATAGCACGCGACATGTGGGGTGGGCTGCCGGAGGCCCCGGTGGTGGTGGCGGCGACGGATGCCGCCGACGACGCGGTCACCGAGTGGCTCGAGCTGCGCACGGACTATGAGCGCGGCACGTTGTTCTTCGGCCGCGACGACGACGGCCTCGTGCTGGCCAGCACGCAGGCCGCGGCATCCCTCTTCGACGATCTGGCCCGACGATTCGCCGTGCGCATCGGGGTGTCGACACCGGTGCCGTATGCGGCCTTCTCGCGCGGCCTCGACGAGGCGCGCACAGCGCTGCAGCGCGGGAGCGAACCGGTCACCCGCTTCGTCGACCTGAACCGGGCAAGAGTGCTCTCGGCGCTGGACACCACGGCAGGGCGGGCCCTGGCGGCGGAACTGCTCGCGCCGCTCGCACAGCATCCGACGCTGACGGCGACCCTGCGCGCATGGCTCGCCCACGACGCGCGGCACGACGTCACCGCCGACGCTCTCGGCGTGCACCGGCACACCGTGCGTGCGCGGATAGCGCAGGCCGAGCAGCTTCTGGGGCTCGATCTGTCGACGTTCCCCGCGCGCGCGGAGCTGTGGGCGGCGCTGCAGACGCTCAGCCCGCCGGCGCCGCGGTGA
- the gabT gene encoding 4-aminobutyrate--2-oxoglutarate transaminase: MSTVATNTTSVGGPTLPQERRLVTPIPGPRSQEVLARKSAAVAAGVSHTVPIAAVAAGGGVIVDADGNSLIDLGSGIAVTTVGNAHPKIVAAVQEQVAQFTHTCFMISPYESYIAVAEALNRITPGDVAKKSALFNSGAEAVENAVKIARKHTGRQAVVAFDHGYHGRTNLTMALTAKAMPYKSGFGPFAGEVYRAPTSYPFRDALSGPDAAARAIAQIEKQVGAENLAAIIIEPIQGEGGFVVPADGFLPALVDWCRANGVVFIADEVQTGFARTGAMFASELFGIVPDLITTAKGIAGGLPLAAVTGRAEIMDAAHPGGLGGTYGGNPVACAAALAAIDVFENDGLIERARQIGDILLPRLTALQAADPRIGDVRGRGAMVAAEFVDPTTGAPDAALTAAIARDCIAQGVIVLTCGTFGNVIRFLPPLSIPDTLLNEGLDVVAAALTAH, encoded by the coding sequence ATGAGCACTGTGGCTACCAACACCACCTCCGTCGGCGGACCCACGCTCCCTCAGGAGCGGCGCCTGGTCACCCCGATTCCCGGACCGCGCTCGCAAGAGGTCCTCGCGCGCAAATCCGCAGCGGTCGCGGCGGGCGTCAGCCACACGGTCCCGATCGCCGCGGTGGCCGCGGGTGGCGGGGTCATCGTCGACGCCGACGGCAACTCGCTCATCGATCTGGGCAGCGGCATCGCGGTGACCACCGTCGGCAATGCCCATCCGAAGATCGTCGCAGCCGTGCAGGAGCAGGTCGCGCAGTTCACACACACCTGCTTCATGATCTCTCCGTACGAGTCGTACATCGCCGTCGCCGAGGCGCTCAACCGCATCACTCCCGGCGACGTCGCGAAGAAGAGCGCGCTTTTCAACTCGGGGGCCGAGGCCGTCGAGAACGCCGTCAAGATCGCTCGCAAGCACACCGGCCGGCAGGCCGTGGTCGCCTTCGATCACGGCTATCACGGGCGCACCAACCTCACCATGGCGCTCACCGCCAAGGCCATGCCGTACAAGAGCGGTTTCGGGCCGTTCGCCGGTGAGGTGTACCGCGCGCCGACGTCGTATCCGTTCCGCGACGCTCTGAGCGGGCCGGATGCCGCGGCCCGCGCTATCGCGCAGATTGAGAAGCAGGTGGGGGCCGAGAACCTGGCCGCGATCATCATCGAGCCCATCCAGGGTGAGGGCGGCTTCGTGGTGCCCGCCGACGGCTTCCTGCCGGCGCTGGTGGACTGGTGCCGCGCGAACGGTGTCGTCTTCATCGCCGACGAGGTGCAGACCGGCTTCGCACGCACGGGCGCCATGTTCGCCAGTGAGCTTTTCGGCATCGTCCCTGACCTGATCACCACGGCCAAGGGCATTGCGGGGGGCCTGCCCCTGGCCGCGGTGACCGGCCGCGCCGAGATCATGGACGCCGCCCACCCGGGGGGACTGGGCGGCACCTACGGCGGCAACCCGGTCGCCTGCGCGGCGGCGCTGGCCGCGATCGACGTGTTCGAGAACGACGGTCTCATCGAGCGTGCGCGCCAGATCGGCGACATCCTGCTGCCGCGCCTGACGGCCCTGCAGGCAGCCGATCCGCGCATCGGCGACGTGCGCGGGCGTGGCGCCATGGTCGCCGCCGAGTTCGTCGACCCGACCACCGGCGCGCCCGATGCGGCGCTGACCGCCGCAATAGCGCGGGACTGCATCGCGCAGGGCGTCATCGTGCTCACCTGCGGCACATTCGGCAACGTCATCCGGTTCCTGCCGCCGTTGTCGATCCCCGACACGCTGCTGAACGAGGGCCTGGACGTCGTCGCGGCAGCCTTGACAGCGCACTGA